DNA from Elaeis guineensis isolate ETL-2024a chromosome 2, EG11, whole genome shotgun sequence:
GCATACGTTATCGGATTGAACAACAATGAGTACCAAATATCGAGAGCCAAGGTTGTTGCAGttttttagaaatattttaagCATCAATCTGTCTTTCTTAACATCAACGTCCCTCTGAAACTTGATAGTAATCTATGCTAACAATGTTAACCCTCGTAGGAGCTAAACCGGTTGGCAGGATTGAGCGAGTCTTGCAAGCTAGTTAAGGTACAAtttttcccttctctctctcttctttttcactATCACTATTTTTCATATTTCCATAGTTGCTTTCCGTTATATATCCGTCTAAAATATGCTTTTGTGTTTAACTTCTATCGACAAAAAACGGCACTTACGAAATCCTCAATAATTTGGTTTATGTTTTAGCTAATCTTCACGCCTGATCTTTGCTTATCGTATCTGCAGGGCGACTTCATGGATATGCCATTCCTTGATAATACTTTTGATGCTGCATTTGCAATAGAAGCAACATGCCATGCAGCAGATCTGGTATACTCCTGTGCGCATGCTTGTCTAAGCATTCCTTATGGTTTATTTTGTGTTTGCATCACAACTTCCCCAAATACTTCTAATGCCTTTGTGGTTGGAATAGGCTGCCTGCTTTAAGGAGATTTATAGAGTACTTAAGCCTGGTCACTGTTTTGCGGCCTACGGGTGGTGCTTGACCGATCACTTCGATCCCAGGAACGAAAAGCATCGAAAACTTAAGGCTGACTTTGAACTTGGTTCCGGTGTCCCAGATATAGGAACTACAAGCCATTCCCTTGAAGCCTTAAAGCTTGCAGGGTTTGAGGTAAAAAATGTCATACAGAATGTACTGGTCCTTAAATGCTTTCTCTATGGAGACCTATTTGAGAATATCCATAAATAAAATCTTACAGGTTGTGTGGGGGAGAGATCGTGCGTTGGATTCTCCTGTGCCATGGTATTTGCCCTTGGATACGAGCCAATTCTCCATAAGTAACTTTCGATCAACAGCCATTGGACGTTGGATTACTAGATCTATGGTAAATGAGACCATTACTGTTTCCATTTCTCTTTTCTGTTTTCCCCCACTATTTTCTTCCTAGTAATTGAAGCTTTGAGCTTcttcctttttggattttttttttttcgctacaGGTTAGTCTGCTAGAATATGTGGGACTTGCTCCAGCAGGTAGTGCAAGAGTCCATTCAGTCCTAGAATTGGAAGCCGACACACTTGCGGAAGGTGGAAGGTGAGTAAATATTTCGAGTTCACTTATTATAATTGCTGGATGCTCCCAATCTTCATACGTAGTAGTGTTTGCCCACGTAAAGCATGACAGTTTCAGACGAGGTGACATGGCTAATTGATGCAGGGAAGAAATTTTTACACCGATGTACTTCTTCCTTGCCCGGAAGCCTctttcaaaatcttgaggtgcaATTGGCAAAACTCTAGCTGTGGCCTTTGAGGTTTGTCAGCCGTGGCTTAGCTTGATGATCGTGGGCATTGGTTATGattatttatgtatgtatttgtGTTCGTGTGTATGCGTGTCTACGTATATGCTTTAGCTGTGAGTGAGAACTATGCTAGCCTCCTCCTATGAAAGTATCTAGTTCGTATTCTGCCAGCATGTGAGCTTTGTAATTGTTATACGTAAAGAATATAAGTACTGAAAATATATCTGAGATGGGACCATATTATAAATTGTTTGATATTTTGCATGTTTTCCTTAGTATAGATATGAAATTGTGTATGTACCCTCACAAAACAACCCCAGTGTGTAAGTGAAGAACACTACAGTTGCACGTCGATACTCGGCAGCTAAGATCATAGCTTCAGATAAAGAGCGCCGTTCTTGGAGGTTTCTCGAGAGAAGGCAGTAAGACTTTGAAAGCGAAAGGCTCCCGGCGGAGAGTAGGTGGAGGATGGCAGGCGATCGCTAGAGCGGTCGTCGGAATGGGTGGACGCAATAAGACCAAGGCTCCTGTAGAGGGCACGGCTCTCAAAGGCCATCTTGGAGATCTGACCATGATCCAACTGGAGAAGAAATTCATATTTTCCCGAAATGGTGGTGCTCACTGGAGCAAATGCCCTCCCGTTTGGAGGGCAGGGGCCAATCTTCAACGAGGAACCCTCGAAAGAATCTCAAGTAGTGTTTGGTGGcctaaataggatcatcatgatgATCTAAAAATACTGATAATCTGAATCCTATAATGACTAAAATCACTGCATTTGGTAGGCCATGATcctatgattaaaaatcattggaTATCCACGAGTAACATATTTGATATTCTAATAGAAATTCAAGATCACtgattatataataccaaaactatccataatatattctacaaaaatatattttttaatcatgtagatatattataaataaaatattactatatttattaaCATATTGATGattaatagattttataaaaacatATTTACTAgtactataaattattaatcctataaaaatatattaattattattatagaattaatatttttatttacacTTATAatgtattatttattaatatgaatatttattttgattaaaaaattagacaaatagaagtaatatattaaatatttttattatattaatataaaatataataagatattttactctaatttaaaattatcattgaatcataatatgataataatatgattaataatatattataacgtAATAAGTATCCTAAATataacataatatcatatattcaATATTGATAAAATATATCAACGGTATATTGATgtacttctttttttttgctaGACTGAGTAGTATTTTTATCCTTATATTTTagttcaagatcattgtttggGAGAAATCTTGTATTCTCGACCTCAAGAATGAGTATCTCATCACTGAATTGGTGAATAATTTGAAAAGTGAGGGTGATTTAAAATCACTACCAAATAGGATCATTATAATGCAGTTAAATATGGTGATCACATTACCTCTACGCATATCATCTTTGATCTTGGGTGGATCACCCCAATACCCAACACCCCCTCAAGGAAACCCTTAATCGAGTGCATGCACAATTGGACCGCATCAAACAGGGGCAGAGCCATGTTTGGCTTGGGGGTTCAATTGAACTCCCAAATTTTGGTACAATACTCTTAGGGATATGAAagtattatctaaaaaattttgtgtatatatgtatttgaACCTCGATAAAGTAAGAAATCTTAATTAGCTTAGTGGTTTAAACCCACATCCTCCATCCTTCACATCTTATGTTTGAATTCTTTCtatcactttttttttctcttttttctcttttcactttctctcATACAAAATGCTAAATGCAGATCCAACCCCCTCTTTTTTCCCTTTTGCAGCCACGAGTGTGCAACcctcctttatttatttatttattttaatttatatattaaaatctcAGGATGAAAATGTTGACTACACCACTGACATCAAATCCTACGATGGATAACATGCCATGCTACCTTTGTACTTCACCAATTCTCGATTGCACGCTATCCATCGTACATATACTTCGGGATTTACCCTGATTCACTTGGACCTGGCGCTTGCAAGGCAACAAGCCATTAAGTGCGGATAAAGGAATGCTGCCAGCCATTCCTACGCTTGCGCTTGAGCATCGAGGTGCTTGGCCTAGGCCATGGAAGGACCTCTTCACtatgagaaattattgcatgcaccaggtgcaagtgaaCCAGGGTAAAAGGTAGAATGGCGTGTTATCCACTGCGGGATTTGAtgcggtccaattgcacctggtgcatacAATACGGAGGCCTTCGCTCCCCCGAAACAGCTCCAACCACCAAAAGCCTCTCATAAAGCCACCATTAACTTAGGCCAGACTATCTCTATTTTTAAAAGGTCTGCTTCTCTGCCAAAGCCTTGCCAACATTTTTCTAAGCAACAAGTATCTCAGAGGTTCCAAAATGGTGCTTGCTTCTAGTGTGGGGATTACGGTCATTACCGAAGAGAGTGTAGAAACGATCCAGCATACTTCCTTTGTAAAAAGGTCGGACACTCGCATACATGCCAAGCGAGACATAAGAAGATGGTTGAAGGGAGCAGCTTGTTTGTCCCAAACCGTCGACCAAGTACCAAGGTCTTTCTCCCATTAATGGAGAACCACCATGTGCAATGCTACTACAATGATCCCCTTAAAGCGGGGGTACTCTGAGCTTTCTCTTCCAAAAATGGAGTTGCTCCACCAAGCCATGCTCATATTTGCAAGGCCTTGAAGAGATTCCACCCGCATTTCGAGTGAGATCATATCAAGGTAGGCTATAATACCTACCTGGTGTTTTTCCCTTCCAATTCCATGCTGCTCCGTGCTCACCGGCATGGCACCATGAATGACATATTTTTTCCTTCCATATCAAGCCGTGGTCCTTCAGAGATAACGCTACTTTACACCACCTTCAAATAGGAGTTCATCTGGAACTGTTTGGATTGCCTTTGCATCCTTGGGATATCGATTCTGTCCCCAAAGTGAGTAACCGAGCTATCACAGTCTCTTGGCAGTTATGCTTGAGTTTTGTCACCGTTCGTTAATGCTCTTCCAATTCCGGTTTCTATTCTGTTCCTACGATGATTCACCGACCAGATAGGAGCTGAGTTTTCTTCTTATTCCAACCCTTGTTCGTTTACATATTTTGGCACTCCCGGCTTAAAATTTACTATTTTTGGCCGGTCGATTCTTGTGTTATTGGCCCATCCTTgaatttgtctttttttttttttttttttaaccgacTATTATTCGTGGGTTTTCACAGGGCAACAACACTGTACGTGCCATAGCCCTTGTTAATCCTGACATCAACTTTTAAGCGTCATGCCTGTTTCATGTAACAATTTTGGAATGGTATTTACTACGATTACTTAATCATTAGTTAATATATTACGTATTATAACCTTTTTTGCCATATTCTTTTGTTGCTATATTCTAGTTTCAATCGGATTCGTGTCTGAACTTTTAATGTTGTTCTACTTCTATGTACATATATTAGTTGATAATTCAGTTAACGGGAGATCTGATCATTTGATGCGATTCATTACAGACAAAATGAGACCAGAGGATGTTGGTCTAAGCTCTGATTTACTATTCTTCAAGTCTAGGAATGCTGTTAACAGAACTCCACGGATTACATATTCAACAGTGtacaaattttatcataaatataataatatgtaCAAATTCTATGtacatatattatattttatttcatcataaatataaaaaattttatcataaaaatctaGTTTTTTGTAACGAAAAAAAATTGTTCGtcgccaaaaatatttttttttacgatgaatttttttttttgctctaaaaaaaattatttttggcaacaaaaaaatttttcatctccaaaaaatatgattttttgtaatgaaaaaaattttcgataCTAAAGAttaacttctagcaacaaaaattaaaattttgttacaaaatattcaaattttttcaacaaaataatatttagcgacgaaatagtttcatcgctaaatataaaaaaatttggtCGGAAAAGCtcttattttttgcaacgaaatataaatttcatcgtaaaaaatataattttttgcgatgaaaaaaaatattttttgactacgaaaaaaaatattttattgttaaaaaaatattttttataatgaaaaaaaatttcatcactaaaaattcacttctagcaatgaaaatataattttcatctCAAAAGATATAACGTTTtgcaatgaattttttttcatcgcaaatacttgATTTTTGGAGATGAAATTTTCATTTCGTTGCAAAAGCTtaatttttgcaatgaaaaaaaaattatcattaaaatttcatcgttaaaaatttaattttttttataatgatcaaatatatcaatcaaaatttttaattattttattataatattatctatatatatcaaatataataattaatattactgACAACCTATATAGGGTGGTAATGCATCAAACACAATCTTAATTAAGTAGTCATTCATGGTGTTAATAACTCCTAATATTCCGGCAAATGCAGCTCTTTGTTTTCatttcatatcacatataccTGCAGTAGCATTTAAATTCCATCTACATCAATGCGCCTGTACTTGGATGAGTTTGTCAAAATAATATCATATCGGATCATGATAGCGAGCAACCATGCTGACCGACATTATCAGGTTCCAAATTAATCAAGCTAACAACCATATGGAACTGAGGGGCTGGGAATTAATCACTCGTTTCAACCTGAACTCTGGTGAATGTGGGATCATCAGGATTTCACATCATATCTCCTCAGCTAGTGtagttaatataatataatcttttCTACTATTATACCTTAGTACATATGATCTTCAGCATACATACATAATGCTTAGCCagtatacaaaaatatatatcatgATCTTTCTTCTATAACTAACCGCATACATTGTACAGTGGATGTGAAGAAGCGGACCATTGTTGCGGTAATAACGAGCCAAACGAGTATATACAGTAAATCCTCCTCTGTTAAGTAGTCGTTATAATATTTAAGTCATCATATGAAACGCATGCATATTAACTCCATCTACATCAATGCACCTAAACTTGCATGAATTTGTCAAAACAATATCATATTGGATCATGATAGGGAACAGCATTGTTGACCGGCAttatcagattcaaaattaattaagataacAACCATACGGAGCAGAGGGGCTGGGAATTAATATCTCGTTTCAACGTGAACGCTGGTGAATGTGGGGTCATCAGGAATTTGCGTCGTATCTCCTCAGCTAACATAGCTACTATAATATAAATAGACTGGATGAATATTTAATTGCCAAGAAAATATTTGTGGACTCAGAAAACCTTTTCGCATGCAATGGGAACTTTCATTTTAAAAGCTAAGTATCAGTCTCGTTTGTTTTCTTTAACTGCAACCATGTATAGCTAGGCATTGTCTTGAAACGTATTAACTAGAAATCtatttaagaaaataaatatgtatatattacATTGCATGCAGTCGATCCCGGAATTTTTATTAGCTTACAAACAAGTACGGAATAATTACTGGAGAAAGGACTCATATAGAAAAGTTAATGCATGCAATCGGACGGATGGGGGCCGTCATGCGGATATAAACACTGGCGGCGTCCCCTGCATCGCTCTGTATGCAAGGATAATTACACACAAGTCCCTCCAGGTCCAACCCccagcctctaccttcaatggGAGGTATTTTATGATAAATCGGAGGTATTTACcatatagtaatataattactACAAAGTTCAATGCTTTACTAATTAATCATGCCCATGTGGTGACAGGACAGCTCAATAAGTGGAAAGAAAATAGGTCGCTCAAGTTTGTTGCCATTCGAGGATTCTAGTTAGGACTCTGTATACAAATATTAgtagaatataaaaatttatatttatatttatttaaaaaataaagatacaaaTAAATAtcgaaagtatggatataaatatgaatatatatcaaataattaaattttataattataaaattaaaaatattattaaatagatgataaataaaattaataatatgttaatgtgattatatatattttttaaaaatttttgaatgttatataaaattaaataaaattataaatagattCAGATAATATTTGGATAGGGATCAGATAGttatctattcatatttttttttatagatataaatatcGATATAAATATTTGTTgaatatttaaagttttatttatatttagataaATTCAGATACGATATCAGATGAATGGGTATTATCTGGCCTTTTCATCCCAAATTCAAATAAAGAGAGCACGTGCCCTATTTTATGATTACCTGATGGGTGTCTGTAACTAATTCATACCCAGATTGGCAACTAATTTATAGCAAAAGCTGTCCGCAGGTTTCCAATATTTGATAGGACAATTAAGAAGATGTTTGTCCATTTAAAACCTCACCTTTTTTGAGGTGTTCGTTTAATACCCTGATAAATAACAATATTAAAGAATTAGTAATGGTCACTTGAATTATGAACAAAGTGATGCAATATCAATTGAAATTGTTTGGATGCAAATAAGAGAAATCTGAGAAGGCTCAAGTAAGGACATATAATTGTATAGGAtgttgtaagaaaaaaaaaaaaagaaaggataacAAAAGGCTTAGAATAACATAAAAGAAATatcttatataataatatttttttttggataaaaaatacaGTAATACTTAATGAATAAAGATTTATAAAGCCAACCTCAATAATTTGATAATTGGGAAGAGCCTTGATGGTTATGATTATAGTCatagtataataaaaaaatacctctTTTTCTAAGGCAAAAATTCctcttatttagaaaaaaaaaatttatgcttccATCTAATTTTTAACCAAAAAaattcatgatattttttttaaaaaaaattgttgcaAAATTAAGAATGAAAGCAGAATCGTAGTTCATGCAACCTAAGTCCTCAATAAACTACCCGTTCATTGCTTATCGCTCATCGCTCGATCCGTTGATCCACTATGCCAGTTGAGAATTAGTACTGTGCATAGAACAAATGGTACTAATAAGTTttcggataaattttttttcaattaatcaACAACTTTTATACAGGATCTATGATCAGACCGATCACATGATAGGATATCTTTAGCCTTTTTTTTGCCCTCCTACTTGCAAGGTCATTTTGAATCTAAATATCAGGTATGGGATCCAAGTGCAACTATGTAAATccacatgaaaaagaaaaatcatatgcCACCAGATCCCAATAAGTTATATTAttgttataagaaaaaaataaaaataatatatactgttgcggtcaatctccgTCGCCCGATCGTCGAGATCGagaacctgcaagagaagtcctcaTAGATCAGAGATGCCTTCGGCGGAGACccttcgacggtcaagtcagagagactaggcaacagtgaaaaatcagaggcTCAACTCGAGAGGGCTGGAGAAAGCTTGGGAGCTGGAGAGAGCATCAgagagcttaccaaaactgttgccttaccccttttatagtagaatgcggcatggtcccgccattaatggtgcagacaactggagagttatcAAATCACCGGGagctgtcaaatcgccgtggactgtcaaatcactgTGGGTTgtcagaattaacccatgtcctttgTAGGACAATGCTCCAGGACGGTCGCACAgcacgtccttgacaggacagcagcccatagcgATCGTACTGCATTCgggtgggctggccgactatacgtcggtattcggctgtcgggacGTCAGATAATGatccggagacaccgtcggctggtctggtgccttgcttaagtcggacgtcggctgccaccctcgacagtgagtcggtaatatgggttcggccgctcggtCGGTCGGGAACAACATGGGTCGGTTcgaccgacacaccttcggtcagatattgtcggcagtcgtccgtcggggttatccgtcggagtcgtccgtcggtcattggtcggagtcgtctgtcgaggtcgtccgtcggagtcgtccgtcggggtcgtctgtcggggtcgtccgtcggggtcgtccgtcggggtcgtttgtcggggtcgtcgatcggtatatcccaacaattgccccccccactcctgagtccgatgtcgtgttggctcgcgtgaacacgtgggcgacggcttcgagcgaaaggagtggttttccgtcacatcttgccccgactctggcgatcgcatcaacgaacgatccgatgtcggtcgtcccgactgtaggtcgagcatgcacgtcgggtcggaggtcggccaaccttcgaacattgctcgtcgacacgatcattccgtagagtctgatagtcgaataGCTTCCGacatattcggataggataacgatggcaagtcgaatatccattatccggcccttggtcgggtgtgcacgtcgggacgtatgataaatggtggcaagccgaatatctttcgaccgGTAGTGACCGAGTCGGCATGTCACAAATGCAACGTAGTTCGTCGACGCCCTCATACTGTAGAATCTGGTAGTCGAGTCGTGTCCGacatattcggataggataacgatggcaagtcgaatatctgtTGTCCTCCCTTGGTCGGGCGTATGCGTCgaaatgtatgataaacggtggcaagccgaatatccttcgaccggtcgtgaccggatcggtatgtcgcggatgcgactgcggtcgtcttggcattttgcccttcttagtcgaagccaagtcggcaagttagccagccgcattagtcgaagccctttgccttcagaggcggggaCCATCGTAGATATTCCGCCTCTTCGATCTCCGTCTTAGAATCCGATGTGTCGtcgacgatcgagacgtagattgagcTGCTGGTTCGGCAATTCGGTGATCAGGCCGTAGATTCATCGTAGATccggtgatcgacgatcgagccgtaggttcgatgatcgatgatcgagccgttgattcgacgattgagccgttggttc
Protein-coding regions in this window:
- the LOC105035515 gene encoding cycloartenol-C-24-methyltransferase 1-like, with translation MSNSGALSFVTNVGGRIQKRAVKSTVEQYEKYHDRHGGDEETRKANANDMINKYYDLATSFFEYGWGESFHFANRYKGETLRESIKRHQHFIALQLGLKRGMKVLDVGCGIGGPLREIARFSLAYVIGLNNNEYQISRAKELNRLAGLSESCKLVKGDFMDMPFLDNTFDAAFAIEATCHAADLAACFKEIYRVLKPGHCFAAYGWCLTDHFDPRNEKHRKLKADFELGSGVPDIGTTSHSLEALKLAGFEVVWGRDRALDSPVPWYLPLDTSQFSISNFRSTAIGRWITRSMVSLLEYVGLAPAGSARVHSVLELEADTLAEGGREEIFTPMYFFLARKPLSKS